The following are encoded together in the Fodinibius salinus genome:
- the rpiB gene encoding ribose 5-phosphate isomerase B yields MIIPIASDHAGFEAKEKVKNILEDLGHMPVDFGTRSDDSVDYPDFAVLVAEKIDEGDQDLGILICGSGQGMCMTANKFPNVRAALVYDDHSAEMTRQHNNANVLCLPGRELNDEELRKIVTTWLQTDFDGGRHERRVNKIHDLTENK; encoded by the coding sequence ATGATTATTCCCATTGCCAGCGACCATGCGGGCTTCGAAGCCAAAGAAAAAGTAAAAAACATCCTAGAAGATCTCGGTCACATGCCGGTTGATTTTGGAACCCGCTCTGATGATTCTGTAGATTATCCGGATTTTGCAGTGCTCGTAGCAGAAAAAATTGATGAGGGTGATCAAGATTTGGGAATTCTCATTTGCGGAAGCGGTCAGGGTATGTGTATGACAGCCAATAAATTTCCCAATGTTCGGGCGGCGCTGGTTTATGATGATCATTCAGCAGAGATGACCCGTCAACACAATAATGCCAATGTCCTGTGTTTACCAGGACGAGAACTTAATGATGAAGAGCTTAGAAAAATTGTCACCACTTGGCTGCAAACCGATTTTGACGGCGGACGCCACGAACGACGCGTCAATAAAATCCACGACTTAACAGAAAATAAATAA